Proteins encoded in a region of the Saccharothrix ecbatanensis genome:
- a CDS encoding exo-rhamnogalacturonan lyase family protein, which produces MARVNRRTFLGGVAAAGAAFGLPVGVGSGSARAAAPLADPPRQATLTWLEGGTPATHAGTTWGVPWPRGVFGKDQTFALTTATGEQVPVQTWTTGVWPDGSLKWSAHAISGPAATSEYRLEPGPAQAPAQAVTVEDKAQHVIVRTGVIDVTVRKSGADLIERIMRGGEPVVQRGHLVCLRQDHDEDDDTGSAKREKFVSEVRNVIVEQSGPVRAVLRIDGVHRGAAKQREWLPFTVRFYFFAGTDSIRMTHTFVWDGTTDDYLRGLGIRFEVPMRDELYDRHIRFGGEEGGLLREAVRGITGLRRDPGAAVRSAQVAGRKLPPTSTWDTRVSSRLHLIPTWGDYSLSQLTADGFSIRKRTKPGHTWVDVDAGRRAPGFGYVGGASGGLAFGLRNFWQLHPAQLDIRGAAGDKAEVTVWLWSPDAKPMDLRFYHDGLGMDTFPEQLEGLQITYEDYEPGFGTAYGVARTSELTLWALGATPDDASLAAMSQAVQTPPLLVAPPQHMLAAGVFGDWSLVDRSTPARAAIEDRLDFLFDYHRDQVEQRRWYGFWNYGDVMHTYDSDRHQWRYDIGGYAWDNSELSTDLWLWYAYLRSGRADVFRMAEAMTRHTGEVDVYHLGQWKDLGTRHNVLHWGCSAKQLRISTAANRRFYYFLTADERVGDLLRELVDADRTFVALDPLRKIRTEPYTPDPKALAVGLGTDWGALAAAWLTEWERGGDPVAREKLLGTVEDIGALKNGFITGEALYNLETGRFATDRVQVSVSHLSAVFGLAEICSELIDILGQPTFERAWLQYCRLYGATRAEQQAEVGGSWNIGFRQMHSRLTAYAAARTGDDALAQRAWNEFFAGQDGYGPGLPWKSTRVEGPNALRPVDEAAFVSTNASAQYGLAAIQNLALVGDKLPPARVDR; this is translated from the coding sequence ATGGCACGGGTGAACCGTCGGACCTTCCTGGGTGGCGTCGCAGCCGCCGGTGCCGCGTTCGGGCTCCCCGTCGGCGTCGGCAGCGGCAGCGCGCGAGCCGCGGCACCCCTGGCCGACCCGCCGCGCCAGGCCACGCTGACCTGGCTGGAAGGCGGCACGCCGGCGACGCACGCGGGCACCACGTGGGGCGTCCCGTGGCCGCGCGGTGTGTTCGGCAAGGACCAGACGTTCGCGCTGACCACGGCCACCGGCGAGCAGGTGCCGGTGCAGACGTGGACCACGGGCGTCTGGCCGGACGGCTCGCTGAAGTGGAGCGCGCACGCGATCAGCGGACCGGCCGCGACCTCGGAGTACCGGCTGGAACCGGGTCCGGCGCAAGCCCCGGCGCAGGCCGTCACCGTGGAGGACAAGGCCCAGCACGTCATCGTCCGCACCGGCGTCATCGACGTGACGGTGCGCAAGAGCGGCGCGGACCTGATCGAGCGGATCATGCGCGGCGGCGAGCCCGTCGTCCAGCGCGGGCACCTGGTGTGCCTGCGCCAGGACCACGACGAGGACGACGACACCGGCAGCGCGAAGCGGGAGAAGTTCGTCAGCGAGGTCCGGAACGTCATCGTCGAGCAGAGCGGTCCCGTGCGGGCGGTGCTGCGGATCGACGGCGTGCACCGCGGTGCGGCGAAACAACGTGAGTGGCTGCCGTTCACCGTCCGGTTCTACTTCTTCGCCGGCACCGACAGCATCCGCATGACGCACACGTTCGTGTGGGACGGCACCACCGACGACTACCTGCGTGGGCTCGGCATCCGGTTCGAGGTGCCGATGCGCGACGAGCTGTACGACCGGCACATCCGGTTCGGCGGTGAGGAAGGCGGCCTGCTGCGCGAGGCGGTTCGCGGTATCACCGGCCTGCGCCGCGACCCGGGGGCGGCGGTCCGGAGCGCGCAGGTCGCCGGCCGGAAGCTACCACCGACGTCCACTTGGGACACTCGGGTCAGCAGCAGGCTGCACCTGATCCCGACGTGGGGCGACTACAGCCTGAGCCAGCTCACGGCGGACGGTTTCTCGATCCGCAAGCGGACCAAGCCCGGTCACACGTGGGTGGACGTGGACGCGGGGCGGCGCGCTCCCGGTTTCGGCTACGTCGGCGGTGCGAGCGGAGGGTTGGCGTTCGGCCTGCGGAACTTCTGGCAGCTGCACCCGGCCCAACTCGACATCCGGGGCGCGGCGGGTGACAAGGCGGAGGTGACGGTCTGGCTGTGGTCGCCGGACGCCAAGCCGATGGACCTGCGGTTCTACCACGACGGTCTGGGCATGGACACGTTCCCGGAGCAGTTGGAGGGCCTCCAGATCACCTACGAGGACTACGAACCGGGCTTCGGCACGGCGTACGGCGTGGCGCGGACCAGCGAACTCACGTTGTGGGCGCTCGGCGCGACACCGGACGACGCGAGCCTGGCCGCCATGTCGCAGGCCGTGCAGACGCCGCCGTTGCTGGTCGCGCCGCCGCAGCACATGCTGGCCGCGGGCGTGTTCGGCGACTGGTCCCTGGTGGACCGCTCCACCCCGGCGCGGGCGGCGATCGAGGACCGGCTGGACTTCCTCTTCGACTACCACCGCGACCAGGTCGAACAGCGCCGCTGGTACGGGTTCTGGAACTACGGCGACGTGATGCACACCTACGACTCGGACCGGCACCAGTGGCGGTACGACATCGGTGGGTACGCGTGGGACAACTCGGAGCTGTCCACCGACCTGTGGCTCTGGTACGCGTACTTGCGCAGCGGGCGGGCGGACGTGTTCCGGATGGCCGAGGCGATGACCCGGCACACCGGCGAGGTCGACGTGTACCACCTGGGTCAGTGGAAGGACCTCGGCACGCGGCACAACGTGCTGCACTGGGGTTGCAGCGCCAAGCAGTTGCGCATCAGCACGGCGGCGAACCGACGGTTCTACTACTTCCTGACCGCCGACGAACGGGTCGGTGACCTGCTGCGGGAGCTGGTCGACGCGGACCGCACGTTCGTGGCCCTGGATCCGCTGCGCAAGATCCGGACGGAGCCGTACACGCCGGACCCGAAGGCATTGGCTGTTGGTCTGGGCACGGACTGGGGCGCGCTGGCGGCGGCGTGGCTGACCGAGTGGGAACGCGGCGGCGACCCGGTTGCGAGGGAGAAGCTGCTGGGCACCGTGGAGGACATCGGGGCGTTGAAGAACGGCTTCATCACCGGGGAGGCGTTGTACAACCTGGAGACGGGCCGGTTCGCCACGGATCGGGTGCAGGTGAGCGTGTCGCACCTGTCGGCGGTGTTCGGGTTGGCGGAGATCTGCAGTGAGCTGATCGACATCCTGGGTCAGCCGACGTTCGAGCGGGCGTGGTTGCAGTACTGCCGGCTGTACGGGGCGACGAGGGCGGAGCAGCAGGCCGAGGTCGGCGGCTCGTGGAACATCGGTTTCCGCCAGATGCACTCCCGCCTCACCGCGTACGCGGCGGCGCGGACGGGGGACGACGCGTTGGCGCAACGGGCGTGGAACGAGTTCTTCGCGGGCCAGGACGGTTACGGTCCCGGATTGCCGTGGAAGTCCACGCGGGTCGAGGGCCCGAACGCGTTGCGCCCGGTCGACGAGGCAGCCTTCGTATCCACCAACGCGTCCGCCCAGTACGGTCTCGCCGCCATCCAGAACCTGGCCCTGGTGGGTGACAAGCTCCCGCCGGCCCGGGTGGACCGGTAG
- a CDS encoding LacI family DNA-binding transcriptional regulator, translating into MRDATLRDVAELAGVSARTVSNVVNGYARVTERTREKVEAAIKELGYRPNVLARNLANGRSGQIAVVVPYLDTPYFAELLQAIIPRARERGYNVLIDQTDGDPAHERELIRRGARAFLFDGMIFSPLGLAQEDLADSDPTLPLVILGERSSNGVFDHVGIDDVEASREATAHLIKLGRRRIAAIGDQPYPTGEAAQLRTLGYRQAHADAGLPVDESLIIHTPRFNRADGLGAMRHLLDRDNPPDAAFCYSDLVALGALHEILDRGLRVPEDIALIGYDDIEEGRYANPTISTISPDKVAIATTAVERLLSRIDSSEPLPGVEVRAGHRLIARQSTLGRAATA; encoded by the coding sequence ATGCGCGACGCCACGCTGCGTGACGTAGCTGAGCTGGCCGGCGTGTCCGCGCGAACGGTCTCGAACGTGGTGAACGGCTACGCGCGGGTCACCGAGCGGACCCGGGAGAAGGTCGAGGCGGCGATCAAGGAGCTGGGCTACCGGCCCAACGTCCTGGCGCGCAACCTGGCCAACGGCCGGTCCGGCCAGATCGCCGTGGTCGTGCCCTACCTGGACACGCCGTACTTCGCGGAGCTGTTGCAGGCCATCATCCCCAGGGCGCGGGAGCGCGGCTACAACGTGCTGATCGACCAGACCGACGGGGATCCGGCGCACGAGCGCGAGCTGATCCGGCGCGGCGCGCGGGCGTTCCTGTTCGACGGCATGATCTTCAGCCCGCTGGGACTGGCCCAGGAGGACCTGGCCGACAGCGACCCGACGCTGCCGTTGGTGATCCTGGGCGAGCGTTCGTCCAACGGCGTCTTCGACCACGTGGGCATCGACGACGTGGAAGCGTCCCGCGAGGCCACCGCGCACCTGATCAAGCTGGGCAGACGGCGGATCGCGGCCATCGGCGACCAGCCGTACCCGACCGGTGAGGCGGCGCAGCTGCGCACCCTCGGTTACCGGCAGGCCCACGCCGACGCCGGGCTGCCGGTGGACGAGTCGCTGATCATCCACACGCCACGCTTCAACCGCGCCGACGGTTTGGGCGCGATGCGTCACCTGCTGGACCGCGACAACCCGCCGGACGCCGCCTTCTGCTACTCCGACCTGGTAGCGCTCGGCGCCCTGCACGAGATCCTCGACCGCGGGCTGCGGGTGCCGGAGGACATCGCGCTGATCGGCTACGACGACATAGAGGAAGGCCGGTACGCCAACCCGACCATCAGCACGATCTCGCCGGACAAGGTCGCCATCGCGACCACCGCCGTCGAGCGACTGCTGAGCCGCATCGACAGCTCCGAGCCGCTGCCCGGTGTCGAGGTGCGCGCCGGTCACCGGCTCATCGCCAGGCAAAGCACCCTGGGCCGCGCGGCCACCGCCTGA
- a CDS encoding ABC transporter substrate-binding protein, with the protein MPGTTWLAKLRAGLAACGLLAVAACGGASSDDGGPVKVSVWAWYPEFKGVVEAFNASHKDIQVEWTNVGTGPDQYAKLKTAFTAGKGAPDVAMVEFQQIPTFIILDALVDMGEHGANEDKGLYAEWAWSQATDGQKVYAIPVDGGPMALMYRKDLFDQHGIPVPTTWAEYADAAAKIKAADPNGHIASFGSDGGWINGLMWQSGCRPYGYSQATAKDQVKINLTAPECKRVFDLYGDLVEKGLMAKDPFFTADATAALDSGKYWTWAAAGWTPGYVAGSLKNTAGKWAVAPMPQWTAGADEQGDWGGSTFTVTKQAKNPKAATIVARELFGKSKPAWDIGLNKAFLYPLVKDVAADPAFTGKAYEFFNGQKVNEIFVPVSNKLGEFQYTPFQDFVFGELNDRSAEAMSGSRSWDSVLEETQKNVVAYAEQQGFKVSK; encoded by the coding sequence ATGCCCGGCACCACATGGTTGGCGAAACTCCGAGCAGGGCTGGCCGCCTGCGGCCTGCTCGCCGTGGCCGCCTGCGGGGGAGCCTCCAGCGACGACGGCGGACCCGTGAAGGTCTCCGTCTGGGCCTGGTACCCGGAGTTCAAGGGCGTCGTCGAGGCGTTCAACGCCTCGCACAAGGACATCCAGGTCGAGTGGACCAACGTCGGCACCGGTCCTGACCAGTACGCCAAGCTCAAGACGGCGTTCACGGCCGGCAAGGGCGCGCCCGACGTGGCGATGGTGGAGTTCCAGCAGATCCCCACGTTCATCATCCTCGACGCCCTCGTGGACATGGGCGAGCACGGGGCGAACGAGGACAAGGGCCTCTACGCCGAGTGGGCGTGGAGCCAGGCAACCGACGGCCAGAAGGTCTACGCGATCCCGGTCGACGGCGGCCCGATGGCGTTGATGTACCGCAAGGACCTCTTCGACCAGCACGGCATCCCGGTGCCGACCACGTGGGCCGAGTACGCGGACGCGGCGGCGAAGATCAAGGCGGCCGACCCGAACGGCCACATCGCCAGCTTCGGCAGCGACGGCGGCTGGATCAACGGCCTGATGTGGCAGTCCGGCTGCCGCCCGTACGGCTACTCGCAGGCCACCGCCAAGGACCAGGTGAAGATCAACCTCACCGCGCCCGAGTGCAAGCGGGTGTTCGACCTGTACGGCGACCTGGTCGAGAAGGGCCTCATGGCCAAGGACCCGTTCTTCACCGCCGACGCCACCGCGGCGCTCGACTCCGGCAAGTACTGGACCTGGGCCGCGGCTGGCTGGACCCCCGGCTACGTCGCGGGCTCGTTGAAGAACACGGCGGGCAAGTGGGCCGTCGCGCCGATGCCGCAGTGGACCGCGGGCGCCGACGAGCAGGGCGACTGGGGCGGCTCGACGTTCACCGTCACCAAGCAGGCCAAGAACCCGAAGGCCGCGACCATCGTGGCCCGTGAGCTGTTCGGCAAGTCGAAGCCCGCGTGGGACATCGGCCTGAACAAGGCGTTCCTCTACCCGCTGGTGAAGGACGTCGCGGCGGATCCGGCGTTCACCGGCAAGGCGTACGAGTTCTTCAACGGCCAGAAGGTGAACGAGATCTTCGTGCCGGTGTCGAACAAGCTGGGCGAGTTCCAGTACACGCCGTTCCAGGACTTCGTCTTCGGCGAGCTGAACGACCGCAGCGCCGAGGCGATGTCGGGCAGCAGGTCGTGGGACTCGGTGCTGGAGGAGACGCAGAAGAACGTCGTCGCGTACGCCGAGCAGCAGGGCTTCAAGGTCAGCAAGTAG
- a CDS encoding carbohydrate ABC transporter permease — MTRSLPITAPAAEESPPAGPVESRSRRRSRRVTAHPVAGALFVLPFFLVVVAFLIVPLGYAFWLSLSSKSLATGVRFSGFDNYVRAFTDPLLLDGLLRVVLFGLVQIPIMLGIALAGALVLDAVTTKFALAFRLIAFMPYAVPAVVGALMWGFLYSRTFGPFADLPTLVGGDPIDFFSVSLLLVSLGNIVTWAWTGYNMIILYSALQGVPREMYEAAVIDGATPVQIALRVKVPAIKQAISLAAIFTVIGTMQFFTEPAIMARFAPQISAGYTPNLYAYNQAFAYSDFHYSAALSFALGFLVFVVAYAFVFVNRRRGGRK, encoded by the coding sequence GTGACCCGGTCCCTACCGATCACGGCACCCGCGGCGGAGGAATCGCCGCCCGCCGGTCCGGTCGAGAGCCGGTCCCGGCGCAGGTCGCGCAGGGTCACCGCGCACCCGGTGGCCGGCGCGCTGTTCGTCCTCCCGTTCTTCCTCGTCGTCGTCGCGTTCCTGATCGTGCCGCTGGGGTACGCGTTCTGGCTCAGCCTGTCCAGCAAGAGCCTCGCCACCGGCGTCAGGTTCAGCGGTTTCGACAACTACGTGCGCGCGTTCACCGACCCGCTGCTGCTGGACGGCCTGCTGCGGGTCGTCCTCTTCGGACTCGTGCAGATCCCGATCATGCTGGGCATCGCGCTGGCCGGCGCGCTGGTGCTGGACGCCGTCACGACGAAGTTCGCCCTGGCGTTCCGGCTCATCGCGTTCATGCCCTACGCCGTGCCCGCCGTGGTCGGCGCGCTGATGTGGGGCTTCCTGTACAGCCGCACGTTCGGCCCGTTCGCGGACCTGCCGACGCTCGTCGGCGGCGATCCGATCGACTTCTTCAGCGTGTCGCTGCTGCTGGTGTCGCTGGGCAACATCGTGACGTGGGCGTGGACCGGCTACAACATGATCATCCTGTACTCGGCGTTGCAGGGCGTGCCGCGCGAGATGTACGAGGCCGCGGTGATCGACGGGGCCACGCCGGTGCAGATCGCGTTGCGGGTCAAGGTTCCCGCGATCAAGCAGGCCATCTCGCTGGCCGCGATCTTCACCGTCATCGGCACGATGCAGTTCTTCACCGAACCGGCGATCATGGCCCGGTTCGCGCCGCAGATCTCCGCCGGGTACACGCCGAACCTCTACGCCTACAACCAGGCGTTCGCGTACTCGGACTTCCACTACTCGGCCGCGCTCTCCTTCGCCTTGGGGTTCCTGGTGTTCGTCGTCGCCTACGCGTTCGTGTTCGTCAACCGTCGGCGGGGTGGGCGCAAATGA
- a CDS encoding carbohydrate ABC transporter permease, with product MTVGGSGNQTKVNTRLPHLLMGVGILYFLVPLLWVVIAATKSQPDLLDSPALWFAEFNLFENIGQLFREDDGVYGKWLLNTALYSGLSALGATALAAAAGYGLARFQFMGKRLFETALLGMIMVPATALVLPTYLILAEVELVDTMWAVILPSLLSPFGAYLVRVYVDESVPVELIDAARIDRAGELRIFWQIVVPMMRPAIVTVFLFTLVATWNNYFLPLVMLSDSELYPLTVGLTTWFNLAQQEAGTRMLFNLVVTGSLLAIVPLVVAFVLLQRFWRSGASAGALK from the coding sequence ATGACCGTCGGCGGATCTGGCAACCAGACCAAGGTGAACACCCGGCTGCCGCACCTGCTGATGGGTGTGGGCATCCTCTACTTCCTGGTCCCGCTGCTGTGGGTGGTCATCGCGGCCACCAAGAGCCAGCCGGACCTGCTCGACAGCCCGGCGCTGTGGTTCGCCGAGTTCAACCTGTTCGAGAACATCGGCCAGCTGTTCCGAGAGGACGACGGCGTCTACGGAAAGTGGCTGCTCAACACGGCCCTGTACTCGGGCCTGAGCGCGCTCGGCGCGACCGCGTTGGCCGCCGCCGCGGGCTACGGGCTGGCCCGGTTCCAGTTCATGGGCAAGCGGTTGTTCGAGACCGCGCTGCTCGGCATGATCATGGTGCCGGCCACCGCGCTGGTGCTGCCGACTTACCTGATCCTGGCGGAGGTGGAGCTGGTCGACACGATGTGGGCGGTCATCCTGCCCTCGCTGCTGAGCCCTTTCGGCGCGTACCTGGTCCGCGTGTACGTGGACGAGAGCGTGCCGGTGGAGCTGATCGACGCCGCCCGCATCGACCGGGCGGGCGAGCTGCGCATCTTCTGGCAGATCGTGGTCCCGATGATGCGACCGGCGATCGTCACCGTCTTCCTGTTCACGCTGGTAGCGACGTGGAACAACTACTTCCTGCCGCTGGTGATGCTCAGCGACTCCGAGCTGTACCCGCTTACCGTGGGGTTGACCACCTGGTTCAACCTCGCGCAGCAGGAGGCAGGCACCCGGATGCTGTTCAACCTCGTCGTGACCGGCTCACTGCTGGCCATCGTCCCGCTCGTCGTCGCCTTCGTCCTGTTGCAGCGCTTCTGGCGCAGCGGCGCGTCGGCCGGCGCCCTCAAGTAG
- the arfA gene encoding arabinosylfuranosidase ArfA — MLNASLVLSPDYVIAPVRRRLFGSFVEHMGRCVYTGIYEPGHPTADEDGFRGDVLGLTRELGVEVVRYPGGNFVSGYRWEDGIGPVADRPVRRELAWHSIETNEVGIDEFARWARKADVEVMYAVNLGTRGVEEALDVHEYMNHEGGTHLSELRRANGSKSPHGVKLWCLGNELDGPWQLGHKTAHEYGRLAAETARALRQAEPDLELVACGSSSSSMPTFGEWESTVLELTYEEVDHISCHAYYEVIDGDVDSFLASALDMDHFIDSVVATADAVGARLKSSKKITLSFDEWNVWYMKRFQEAPRTEWETAPRVIEDQYDVTDAVVVGNLLISLLRHSDRVAVACQAQLVNVIAPIRSEPGGPAWRQTIFHPFALTSRLAQGQVLRVETSSPTYSTKRFGDVPVVDAVATHDPETGDTVVFVVNRHQSEPVDLRVGLAAFGDVTVAEAWTMHDEDGSATNTETDPDRVVPRAQTADITDGDLRVVLSPVSWTAVRLTKA; from the coding sequence GTGCTCAACGCCTCCTTGGTCCTCAGCCCCGACTACGTCATCGCTCCGGTGCGCCGCCGGCTCTTCGGGTCGTTCGTCGAACACATGGGCCGTTGCGTCTACACCGGCATCTACGAACCCGGCCACCCGACCGCCGACGAGGACGGGTTCCGCGGCGACGTGCTCGGCCTGACCCGTGAGCTCGGGGTCGAGGTGGTCCGCTACCCCGGTGGCAACTTCGTGTCCGGCTACCGGTGGGAGGACGGCATCGGCCCGGTCGCGGACCGCCCGGTGCGCCGTGAGCTCGCGTGGCACAGCATCGAGACGAACGAGGTCGGCATCGACGAGTTCGCCCGCTGGGCACGCAAGGCCGACGTCGAGGTGATGTACGCGGTGAACCTCGGCACGCGGGGCGTCGAGGAAGCGCTCGACGTGCACGAGTACATGAACCACGAGGGCGGCACGCACCTGTCGGAGTTGCGCCGCGCCAACGGGTCCAAGTCGCCGCACGGCGTGAAGCTGTGGTGCCTGGGCAACGAGCTGGACGGCCCGTGGCAGCTCGGCCACAAGACGGCGCACGAGTACGGCCGGCTGGCCGCCGAGACCGCGCGGGCGTTGCGGCAGGCCGAGCCGGACCTGGAGCTGGTGGCGTGCGGCAGTTCGAGCTCTTCCATGCCGACGTTCGGCGAGTGGGAGTCCACCGTGCTGGAGCTGACCTACGAGGAGGTGGACCACATCTCGTGCCACGCCTACTACGAGGTGATCGACGGTGACGTGGACAGCTTCCTCGCCTCCGCGCTGGACATGGACCACTTCATCGACAGCGTGGTGGCCACGGCGGACGCCGTCGGGGCGCGGCTGAAGAGCAGTAAGAAGATCACGCTCTCGTTCGACGAGTGGAACGTCTGGTACATGAAGCGGTTCCAGGAGGCGCCGCGCACCGAATGGGAGACCGCGCCCCGCGTCATCGAGGACCAGTACGACGTCACCGACGCGGTGGTCGTCGGCAACCTGCTGATCTCGTTGCTGCGGCACAGCGACCGGGTCGCGGTGGCGTGCCAGGCGCAGCTGGTCAACGTGATCGCGCCGATCCGCAGCGAGCCGGGCGGTCCGGCGTGGCGGCAGACCATCTTCCACCCGTTCGCGTTGACCTCGCGGTTGGCGCAAGGGCAGGTGCTGCGGGTGGAGACGTCCTCGCCGACGTACTCGACCAAGCGCTTCGGTGACGTTCCCGTGGTCGACGCGGTCGCCACGCACGACCCGGAAACCGGTGACACGGTGGTGTTCGTGGTGAACCGGCACCAGTCCGAGCCGGTGGACCTGCGGGTCGGGCTCGCGGCGTTCGGCGACGTGACCGTGGCCGAGGCGTGGACGATGCACGACGAGGACGGCTCGGCGACCAACACGGAGACCGACCCGGACCGCGTGGTCCCGCGGGCGCAGACGGCCGACATCACCGACGGCGACCTGCGCGTGGTCCTGTCGCCCGTCTCGTGGACCGCGGTACGGCTGACGAAGGCGTAG
- a CDS encoding ATP-binding cassette domain-containing protein, with product MSKATRTETQAHAADSHELIRVQGARVNNLKDVSVEIPKRRLTVFTGVSGSGKSSLVFGTIAAESQRMINETYSAFVQGFMPTLTRPEVDMLEGLTTAIIVDQERLGANPRSTVGTVTDANALLRILFSRLGKPHVGPPNAYSFNVPSVRASGAITVERGGKTKAEKATFNRLGGMCPRCEGMGSVTDFDLSALYDDSKSLNDGAITVPGYSMDGWYGRIYRGCGYFDPDKPIRKYNKRELHDLLHKEPTKIKVEGVNLTYAGLIPQIQKSFLTKDVDAMQPHIRAFVERAVTFTTCPECGGTRLAKEALASKIKGKNIADLCVMQISDLADWVRELDEPSVAPLLVTLRRTLDSFVGIGLGYLSLDRPSGTLSGGEAQRTKMIRHLGSSLTDVTYVFDEPTIGLHPHDIQRMNALLLQLRDKGNTVLVVEHKPEVIAIADHVVDLGPAAGAGGGEVVFEGTIEGLRAADTLTGRHLDDRATLKPSARTPSGALEVRGADAHNLRDVDVDIPLGVLCVLTGVAGSGKSSLVHGSVAGREGVVVIDQGAIRGSRRSNPATYTGLLEPIRKAFAKANGVKPALFSSNSEGACPTCNGAGVIYTELGVMATVESTCEDCEGKRFQASVLEYTLGGRNIAEVLAMSVVEAEEFFGTGDARTPAAHKVLDRLADVGLGYLTLGQPLTTLSGGERQRLKLATQMAEKGEVYILDEPTTGLHLADVEQLLGLLDRLVDSGKSVIVIEHHQAVMAHADWIIDLGPGAGHDGGRIVFEGTPADLVAKRATLTGEHLADYVGA from the coding sequence ATGAGCAAGGCCACGAGGACCGAGACGCAGGCGCACGCTGCCGACAGCCACGAGCTGATCCGCGTGCAGGGCGCGCGCGTGAACAACCTCAAGGACGTCAGCGTCGAGATCCCGAAGCGCAGGCTGACGGTGTTCACCGGCGTCTCAGGCTCCGGCAAGAGCTCGCTGGTCTTCGGCACGATCGCCGCCGAGTCCCAGCGGATGATCAACGAGACCTACAGCGCGTTCGTGCAGGGCTTCATGCCGACGCTGACGCGGCCCGAGGTCGACATGCTGGAAGGCCTGACTACGGCGATCATCGTCGATCAGGAGCGGCTCGGCGCGAACCCCCGTTCCACGGTCGGCACCGTCACCGACGCGAACGCCCTGCTGCGCATCCTGTTCAGCAGGCTCGGCAAGCCGCACGTCGGCCCGCCCAACGCGTACTCGTTCAACGTGCCCTCGGTGCGGGCCAGCGGCGCGATCACGGTCGAACGCGGCGGCAAGACGAAGGCCGAGAAGGCGACGTTCAACCGCCTCGGCGGCATGTGCCCGCGGTGCGAGGGCATGGGCTCGGTCACCGACTTCGACCTGAGCGCGCTGTACGACGACAGCAAGTCGCTCAACGACGGCGCGATCACCGTCCCCGGCTACAGCATGGACGGCTGGTACGGCCGCATCTACCGCGGCTGCGGCTACTTCGACCCGGACAAGCCGATCCGCAAGTACAACAAGCGGGAACTGCACGACCTGCTCCACAAGGAGCCGACCAAGATCAAGGTCGAGGGGGTCAACCTGACCTACGCGGGCCTGATCCCGCAGATCCAGAAGTCGTTCCTGACCAAGGACGTCGACGCGATGCAGCCGCACATCCGCGCGTTCGTGGAGCGGGCGGTCACGTTCACGACCTGCCCCGAGTGCGGCGGCACGCGGCTGGCCAAGGAAGCCCTGGCGTCCAAGATCAAGGGCAAGAACATCGCCGACCTGTGCGTGATGCAGATCAGCGACCTGGCCGACTGGGTGCGCGAGCTGGACGAGCCGTCGGTGGCGCCGCTGCTCGTGACGCTGCGGCGGACCCTGGACTCGTTCGTCGGCATCGGGCTGGGCTACCTCTCGCTCGACCGGCCGTCGGGCACGCTGTCCGGCGGTGAGGCGCAGCGCACCAAGATGATCCGTCACCTGGGCTCGTCGCTGACCGACGTCACCTACGTGTTCGACGAGCCCACCATCGGCCTGCACCCGCACGACATCCAGCGGATGAACGCCCTGCTGCTGCAACTGCGGGACAAGGGCAACACCGTGCTGGTGGTCGAGCACAAGCCCGAGGTGATCGCGATCGCCGACCACGTCGTCGACCTCGGCCCGGCCGCGGGCGCGGGTGGTGGCGAGGTGGTGTTCGAGGGCACCATCGAAGGGCTGCGTGCCGCCGACACCCTCACCGGACGTCACCTGGACGACCGGGCGACGCTGAAGCCGTCGGCGCGGACGCCGTCCGGGGCGCTGGAGGTGCGCGGGGCGGACGCCCACAACCTGCGTGACGTCGACGTCGACATCCCGCTCGGGGTGCTCTGCGTGCTCACGGGCGTGGCGGGTTCCGGCAAGAGCTCGCTGGTCCACGGCTCGGTCGCCGGCCGCGAGGGCGTGGTCGTGATCGACCAGGGCGCGATCCGCGGCTCGCGGCGCAGCAACCCGGCGACGTACACCGGGCTGCTCGAACCGATCCGCAAGGCGTTCGCCAAGGCCAACGGCGTGAAGCCGGCGTTGTTCAGCTCCAACTCCGAGGGCGCCTGCCCGACGTGCAACGGCGCCGGCGTCATCTACACCGAACTGGGCGTGATGGCGACCGTCGAGTCGACGTGCGAGGACTGCGAGGGCAAGCGGTTCCAGGCGTCGGTGCTGGAGTACACGCTGGGCGGGCGGAACATCGCCGAGGTGCTCGCGATGTCCGTGGTCGAGGCGGAGGAGTTCTTCGGCACGGGCGACGCGCGCACGCCGGCCGCGCACAAGGTCCTCGACCGGCTCGCCGACGTCGGCCTCGGCTACCTCACGCTGGGGCAGCCGCTGACCACGCTGTCCGGCGGTGAGCGGCAGCGGCTCAAGCTGGCCACGCAGATGGCGGAGAAGGGCGAGGTCTACATCCTCGACGAGCCGACCACCGGCCTGCACCTGGCCGACGTGGAGCAGCTGCTCGGCCTGCTCGACCGGCTGGTCGACTCGGGCAAGTCGGTGATCGTCATCGAGCACCACCAGGCGGTCATGGCGCACGCGGACTGGATCATCGACCTCGGTCCCGGCGCCGGCCACGACGGCGGCCGGATCGTCTTCGAGGGCACGCCGGCCGACCTCGTCGCCAAGCGCGCCACCCTCACCGGCGAGCACTTGGCGGACTACGTCGGCGCGTGA